AATGCCGCCCTGGCAACAATCACAGATTGATTGGCAGTGACGACAACTTCGTCTCTCTCAGCCGAGAATTACTGCTGCGGCACCAACAGCGCAAATGTATGGCTGCTAGGTCAAGCTTTCACTGGCTGTTAACTGGGGTGTCCTGGAACATCTTCTTGCCCAGTAGCGGCCGACTGAACTGATAAAAATGCGGTTGTTGCTATGCTGCATTCACAGTGACGCGTCTGGGAGCCAAAGCCCTCGGGATTCCTTCTTAATTAGGGATCGGAACCCCCGTGGCGCATAATGGCTGCTTTGCAATGCCAAAGCGCCGTAGTGACCGGCCTCCGAGACTTTGTAAACCTTGTAGTTTATTTCTGTggtaataaataaatagacgTATGGTATGAATTAGGGAGAGCGAGAATCTTATCATCCGGGGTACATCCCCGCTAGTTCTAGCTTCCTGGGGTTACCAACAGCCTTCAATTTCTGACGGTAAGGCTCGTCGGCGTTGCGTCCGGAGTAGTATGATTTTCTATGGCGGTCATTGATCTCGAAATTAAATAGTACACAGGAGACGATGCATCAGAATAGTCCATACTGAATGTTTATCGATCGCAAGTGCGAACTTAACCGACATGGCTATTTTCGGGTGGTCTATAACGCCCAAATACATATAATGTTCTAACTCAGAACAGCACACTTTTGCCTTCTCGAAATTCCCTACCAAATTTATCTTATGCTTACCACGATTATTTGAAACtcattatatatttaaaatttagttGATCTATCATCACATTTCCATTTACTTCGAGATATACGTtgattataatattatactaagaCTTCTAGGTTCCAAGCCATCTGAAGTTGAGACTCTCCGGGGAAATTTTGTTCAAGCCGCAGGCATGACTCGTGTGACCTACTCTTGCATCAACCTACATCAGATCTTCCATAATCCATGCCGAGCTTTTAGGTATAGAGAAGGATCAGTGGTGGTAGGTCGCCGAACCGGTAGATGTGGATGAAGTTGGCGTGATACGAAGTCCTGCGTGTCGCTGAACGACTGGGTAGTCCCGGTTACAACTTCTCTGTGACCTTCAATCCTCATAGTCCAGATGGCATCCTGCGAGATGCGAGCTGCTCTGTGTTTTGCTCTGCGTGGAATTCGGTGGCCGGGAATCCCGCCACGACTCTTCACACGTCCTCGGTGCCACCCAACTATTGTCGCCCGCATAGGTAGTCAATGTGGTCAATGCCGGCTTGAGAATGGCATTCGTGTCAACGAGTGACTTTTATCAGGGGTACGGAGTAATCCTCCCCCAATAGCGCCTGCTAGAGAAGCGTGCAAGGTGGATATCATTAAAGCGGGGAGTAGCGATTTCGACCATGGTTCAACGGCATTGTTGTCCGACCGCGGCGAACGGAAATCCAGACGACCGATCAAGGGACGGTGGTTGGTGCTCAGTCATAGCCGTCAGATTGTAGGTAGTTGTAACTTCAGAGTTCGAGGGCCGATGGTGGTATTTCTGCATTGTTAGTTCTGGCAGCTATTCTCGGGCGTATCTTCATATCATTGCAGTTACCCCTGGATGCAACCTTCATTTGAAAGCAACTTAATTGACAAGGCTGAATACGGTGGCGCCGCTAACTGGATTGACGTAGAAGCCGAGGGGATTTGATTCGCTAAGTTCTGAATGGATCAGTGCGCACGGGGATGGCCCGAGCCCCTTTGGAACGTTGGCTAATTTGGCAGATATTGATTGATCTACGCGGGACTAACGCGGATGGGATTCCATTATTGGAACGATAGGACGATAGTTGCTCTGTAGATTGGACTCAGCGAGTGTCCTTTCCGTCAGGACTATCTGTCTGATTTGCGTGTTATTTTCCTAGCCTCTTCTCATTTGGTGGTAGTAGAGTACGTAGGTACTGCCAGGCACGTACGTGTACCAAGTATGGTATGCGCATTCTTTGCACTGTACTGTCTTCCCTGGGCGGAAATGTTTTCCCGAAAATTGGGTGAAATAAATTTAATGTTTCACTCATTTGCTTCGGGTGCTGGTCTAGGGCGGATCATTTTGAAACTGAAGAAATAGTCCGATCGGAATATACAGGCGCCTCACATCGTTTTCCTGCCGGTGGGTCAGGGTTCCCCGATCTAGAggttgaaaaagaaaaacaccgttggaaaagagaggagagttTGCTCAGTTTGCGTGCCTGTCACGGGAATTGAACCGTGGATCCCGCTGTGGAGATTGTCAAGGCCAGCGTTCCGGGCGGTGAGGGGGGATTCTGCCAGGGGTGGAAAAGCAGACGCCCCCAGACCCGTAGaccatttcttttctcctttgcggGGGGGAAATATTGCCTGATccttcattctttctctgtggGCTAAAAAGTCATGTCCATGCTTCCGTCCCTTTCTCCGAGCTTATTGCCAATCTCCGTGCTACTCGCATATGCTGGCTTTCTCGGTCACTGCAGGCGCAGTAGAATGTGATAGTGTCGCCACTGCTCCTCAAATCTAATTTTCATTCAGAATGGTTGGCGTTCCTCGCAGCAAAGGCTGTTCGCTCTGTCGCAAGAGACGTATCAGGGTCGGTTATCACACCcccttcccctccccttTACTCTTATAGTAGATATCTTCCTTTTctagtttaatattttctttttgaatcAATCGTTGACTTCGATGGGAGTGATTAGTGTGATCAAAGCCGACCGCATTGCTCGCAGTGTCGCAAGTATGGCGCCGTATGTCCCGGCTACAAGCGCTCTCTGAAGTTCCAGGATGAGGGACCCCGTCTGCATGGACTGTATCTCATTACCTCCCCAGACACGGATGGGAGCGACGAGGGATCGAGTCCAATTTCGGACTCGCTTCCCGTAAAAGCCCAGCTGCAGATGCGTTGCTTTACAAATGCCTCCCTCGACGAGCAGATTTGTCCGTCCCTGGCATTCAAGTCTTTCTTGGGTCAGCAGCCACGCCTTTTCAAAGAATTTGTCTGTGCCTCGTTTCCGACCATGTATTACCATAATGAATTTCGGTTTGGACCCGGTTTTACCTTCCCGGACAACGTTATCAAAAAGTTCGGTTCCAAGCCTTACTACGATGCTACCGTTATGTGCCTCTCCCTAGCCTGGCTTGCACATCTGACAAAAGACCCCAACCTACAATATGCCAGTCGAGCAAAATACACAGAAGCCTTGAGCGGTATCCAATATGCCCTGACATCGGATGATATCGGGTCGGACGCCCTGTTAATGGCCGTCATACTGCTGGCCTTCTACGAGATGAACGTACGCACCTCCGATGATGCTTGGATCTTCCACGCCAACGCAGTGAAGATGCTGATGAAGACGCGTGGCATGAGAGCTCATTTGACGGGCCCTGGGCGTGTTTGCCACTTTGCCTTCAGACCGTTTCTGATTGGTGCTGCCCTCCAAAAGGGTGAATCATGTTTCTTAGATGAGGAGCCATGGCAAAACTTGGCATCATCCTTACGGACCGAGGATTCCCAGAAGCAAGACGAGTGGGCTTTTTATATCGACGTCTATGAGACCATCTTCATGGAGCTTGTGAAATGCCCCGGCTATATCAAGGAAGCCCGTGCAATCGTTTCGGTGACCTCACCAGAGGCCAGATCTCTGGCTTATCGTATCCGTACAACATGTGATCGACTGCGAAGGCTAAGCAAAGAAATGCGAACCTTACTCAGTGCACATAACCAGCGAAAGCAGGGCATCACTCTCCGCTTCGTCGGACCGGAGCCCCAACTCTTCCCGGAAACAAGCCCgtcccttctccttcgtgCCGGAGTTGACGCCGTTCGTATCCTCGAACAAATATTACATCGAATTACCGTTCCTACACCTGCCGTGGAACAAACCTTGATAATCCGTGATGGAGCGCTAACACCCGTGTCAAGCCCAGAAAGTTCTGGAGATGCGGAGAGTCCACCGCTCCTCTCCTTTGATTTGTCCTGCGACCTCGGAAACGGCCCACAAGCTTCGGTCGGTAATGATGACCAGCGCGCATTGACCTGGTTGGACCGGGTCGCCGGAGCAATGGGGCTATTAGGAGCGGAAATCACGTATGGCATGAAACCGGAAGTACAAACGGATCTTGCTCTGCGAACGGTTCGCACGTTAACGCCTGTGGATGATGACCTCCCGGAACCTCGTAGGTCGTCGGACTGAGACAACGGAGACCGACAGGCTGTATTGAGTCACCTACCTAAGTCAAATTCGATTATTACCGACGCAACGCGTGCATTTGAGACTTGGAGTAGCCCCCGCTTCGTCAGCGTTGGACGGCTAGTTTCTCCGCGATGTCCACCTATTACAACTAGAATATAGGGACCTGTGAAATCGACGCCGAAAATGACAGGCCCTGGCGCCAGAAACGGCCTCTTTCCTTCCGTAACCTTGAGCGGCGAGTTGCGGCTTGACCGCCCGCTGCTCTGTAACGCCCTCTTTTCTGCAACCAGCGAGGACTGTtagtcatcctcttctcaCCTTATTGTTGTCGTTCAACTTCAACGATTCTTCCCCTCGCTTCTACTAGCGCCCGAAATGATACCGAAAATGGCTCCTCTCGGCATCCAAACGCAGCTCCCTATTCCCTTTCGCCTACTCGTCGAGCGCTTATAAGATGCTGCATCCGCCCTCTCTTCCGTGTCTTTCAACGCCCCCCTCTTCTCATCTCAATTGTACTACCTCGATCGAGCTTGATATACTTGATTCCCAGGCCTCATATCACAGAATCCAAGCCTTGGTATCTATCTCCGTGTTCTTCTCATGGCGTCTGTGTCCATACCTCCAGCTCAAGTTGGTGGACACCTGCACTGGACCCATCCTATCCTTTGCGAGGAAATTCGACCCAGACTGAGTTATTTTCATAGCCATGGATGGCTCCCTTCAAACTTTAAGCTAAGAACGCTGTTAGGGATTGTCGTGGTTGAACGGTACTGGCGGGAGAGTGGGTTTACCCTTGATGAAATGTGGCTGGAGAATAACACGGAAATAGATATTGTATTTAATTGAACCACAACCACGGGGATTGGCTTTCCCTGGAAGATTAGGAGTACagtcttttaataatatatttctggcTGAATGTAAAATTTTTGGACGAATGAACGATAAGAATACTTCAGATGTGGATGTCGTTTGTGTGACCTATTACTAGGTCTATTTGCGGTTTTTCTGTCACGGATCATATAGTTTCGAAACTGGAAAGGTCGACCGGAAGGTGCTGATGGGTAAGCGTCCACGTGTTTATGACCTTGAATCCTGCAGTACTTGATCCACTACTACTGACTATTCCTGCCAGAACCAAACTTTATATGCACGGTGCCTAACAATTGATATATTGTCCGATCACTCAAATGTTCTCGGGTATAGGGGCCGCACTTGTAGCCCGGGATAGTGCGTAGGTAGAAAATGCACCTTCGGGCAAGGCCACAACTCGTTGGCCGACCGTGAAACTAGAGACGTTCTTGCCGACAGAGGAGACTACACCACTGCACTCAATACCTAGCCATGGCTGAGCGAGCTGGCACATTGCGACAACGATATCTTTGAAATTGAGACCAGTCGCCTTGACTTCAATCTCGATCTCGTCGTCGCCCAGCATACCAACATTATCATCTGCAAAGTACAGCGTATCGAGCGAACCCGGGCTGGCAATCTCAAGCTTGAAACGGCGGCCTGACTGGTAAAATGGCTGAACTGAGATGGTCTTCTCATGGGTCTCTTTATGAACAAATGCATTGGCAACGGTATCGTTCGTGACACGAGGAACGACAAGGTCGGAGCCGCAAGCGCGGAAATCAAGTTCTTTACAGGACCTCTCGCCATCTACCGGCCACAGTGCGTCCATAGCAGCTAAGATAGCAGGGGTTGGCTTCTCAATATCCTTGGCTTCGAGTCCTAATGTGGCGATCCTGCCAAAGCCCTCAGAACGCAGACTGCGGGTAAGACCAACGATCATCTGGGCATCAGGGCTGTCCAGATGGTAAACCCAGAGCAGGTGGGAAGCATTGAGTAGGGTCCTCTTGGCCTTATCGAAGACGTCGACTGTAAGGTCTCGCAGAGACGTGATGCCCGTCTGGAGGACGACAACATGCTTGCTACAGGAGTCGATTTCCCCCAAAGGGTAAATTGATGGTTTCCAATTGGTAGTCTCGGTGGAGATGGCCTCGCTCAGCCTTTTAGCACTGCCGTCGGGCGTGCCATACTGCATGATCAACAGGTCTTTGGTGTGGATGCCATTGACACTATCGACGATTCCATTGCCATTAACGTGCCCTCCCCCCCCTGGCCTATGTGATCGCTAGCACGGCGGTTGATAAGCCCGCCATTGACGACGCATCCATCGGGGAGCTTTTCGTTGGTAGTATGGCCATTGGTAAGGACATTGGGCTCCATAGCGTGACGTTTATATAATCGATAGGCTCTTGGCGTTCTTCCTCAGCAATAGCCTTATCGTCGTGCAGAGGTTGCCATTCGATTTTGTAGCACAGTTCGGCGACGTCTCCACCACTGTCTGCATTGGGATCCTTCATGGGAGTCAAAATTAGACCCTCCATGTTAATCAGGACCTCAGTCGAGTCTTGGGACGTCGCCCATAAGTCAAACTTGGTGGGCTGGGGAGTAGACAGACTGGGGCCACCAACACACCACGCTTTAACAAAGTCCCCCGGGATAGTAGAAAGGTTGGCGCTGATAATCAGGCTCCTGATCATGGTAGGCATGTAAAGAGCCTCGAGCTCCATGCGACCTCTGCTAGAATGGGCCAGGCAAGGTGCAGCAGCGCATCCAGAAAGACGGGGTGGATACTAAGGGGAGCTTCATACTCCTTATACATGACCTTTTTCGTGTCACGGAGATACAGGTCTGCACGTGAGTGGTGCGGGTTAGAGAAGTAGTTCTCTAGGCCCTGAAAGCATGGTCCGTAGCCGGCTCCGACCCCAGAAAGAACCCGGTACATGTTCTGTGTGTCTATCCTATAGGTAGCCGCTGTCATCACCTTCTTCGTCTGGATACTCATGTGCTTTAGCCCGGTCTCGGCGACGTTGGAGACTAAGGTCTGCTGCTTCCCATTGATGCGGACTCGAACGTGTCCCGTGCAGTGCTCGGTCCAGGCACGCTTTGTGTTCCATGAGCAAATACGAAACTCATCCCAGATATCAGAATTGCCACGGGTACCCTCAGTGTATGGCCGGAGGGTGATGACTGCCTCTGTGTCGACATCGTCGGTGAACACGAGGGCTGCACCCACTTTCAACTCACGGAACTCGAATCGGGAGAATATCGCCTCGTGCTGCTGCGCGCGTCTTTCTGCTGCTTCTATGGCCATAGCCAAGTAGCCAGCCATTGGATACACGCTCATACCTTGGATCCTCTGCTCCCGAAGCCAGGGCACATCGTCAAGGCGGAGTATGTTGCGCCATGTAGGCTCCAAGTTATTGGAGAACAGAGCCATGGTCCCCAGAATATCGTCGCGCTTGCCGTCCCTGTGACAGTGTTTATCGGCGATGCGGGATTGATGCCAATAACGGGTGTCATGCTGCCAGGGTGGCGAGGCAAGTCACGCAAGAAGGAGCGGTTCTTGGCCTTGCTCTTGGGGAAGTTGATCTCAGTCATATCGAGGACCGCGCCGCGCACATACGCAGCTCCTGCAGCATCCAGAAGAGAGTGCGAAGGCTCTGAATTGCGAACGACCG
This Aspergillus flavus chromosome 1, complete sequence DNA region includes the following protein-coding sequences:
- a CDS encoding polyketide synthase dehydratase-domain-containing protein; this translates as MLTKVIGHGFDIDDATVEMCRALRGNDWEESAYATIACVNSPSSVTVSGDVDAISELEAVLNEKSIFHRHLKLDVAYHSNHMKNVVEAYFKAIKTIKPATTAIAIFFSSVTGGIAAPADLGPAYWVQNLTSTVLFTNALGKMCADGESRPNMLIELGPHSALKGPIRDTLKGIGPPTAKIAYAPTVVRNSEPSHSLLDAAGAAYVRGAVLDMTEINFPKSKAKNRSFLRDLPRHPGSMTPRDDILGTMALFSNNLEPTWRNILRLDDVPWLREQRIQGMSVYPMAGYLAMAIEAAERRAQQHEAIFSRFEFRELKVGAALVFTDDVDTEAVITLRPYTEGTRGNSDIWDEFRICSWNTKRAWTEHCTGHVRVRINGKQQTLVSNVAETGLKHMSIQTKKVMTAATYRIDTQNMYRVLSGVGAGYGPCFQGLENYFSNPHHSRADLYLRDTKKVMYKDRGRMELEALYMPTMIRSLIISANLSTIPGDFVKAWCVGGPSLSTPQPTKFDLWATSQDSTEVLINMEGLILTPMKDPNADSGGDVAELCYKIEWQPLHDDKAIAEEERQEPIDYINVTLWSPMPGGGGHVNGNGIVDSVNGIHTKDLLIMQYGTPDGSAKRLSEAISTETTNWKPSIYPLGEIDSCSKHVVVLQTGITSLRDLTVDVFDKAKRTLLNASHLLWVYHLDSPDAQMIVGLTRSLRSEGFGRIATLGLEAKDIEKPTPAILAAMDALWPVDGERSCKELDFRACGSDLVVPRVTNDTVANAFVHKETHEKTISVQPFYQSGRRFKLEIASPGSLDTLYFADDNVGMLGDDEIEIEVKATGLNFKDIVVAMCQLAQPWLGIECSGVVSSVGKNVSSFTVGQRVVALPEGAFSTYALSRATSAAPIPENI